A genomic region of Friedmanniella luteola contains the following coding sequences:
- a CDS encoding cysteine hydrolase family protein codes for MPEPVTVPAEPQPFTFAPDQVALVVIDMQRDFLLPGGFGETLGNDVAQLATVVPPLQRVLAAARAAGLLVVHTREGHLPDLSDLPPAKHRRGRPSLRIGDPGPYGRILVRGEYGHDIIDELAPLPGEVVLDKPGKGAFYGTDLQQVLDEAGVQALVVTGVTTEVCVHTTVREANDRGYEVLVLADCVGSYFPEFQRVGLDMIAAQGGIFGWVSDSAALLAALPRAATTAA; via the coding sequence ATGCCCGAACCCGTCACCGTCCCCGCCGAACCGCAGCCGTTCACCTTCGCGCCCGACCAGGTCGCCCTGGTGGTGATCGACATGCAGCGCGACTTCCTGCTCCCCGGCGGCTTCGGCGAGACGCTGGGCAACGACGTCGCACAGCTGGCCACCGTGGTGCCCCCGCTGCAGCGCGTCCTGGCCGCCGCCCGCGCCGCGGGTCTGCTGGTCGTCCACACCCGCGAGGGGCACCTGCCCGACCTCTCCGACCTGCCGCCCGCCAAGCACCGCCGGGGCAGGCCGTCCCTGCGGATCGGCGACCCCGGCCCGTACGGACGCATCCTCGTCCGCGGCGAGTACGGCCACGACATCATCGACGAGCTCGCGCCCCTGCCCGGTGAGGTCGTGCTCGACAAGCCCGGCAAGGGCGCCTTCTACGGCACCGACCTCCAGCAGGTCCTCGACGAGGCCGGGGTCCAGGCCCTGGTCGTCACCGGCGTCACCACCGAGGTGTGCGTGCACACCACGGTCCGGGAGGCCAACGACCGGGGCTACGAGGTGCTCGTGCTCGCCGACTGCGTCGGCTCCTACTTCCCGGAGTTCCAGCGCGTCGGCCTGGACATGATCGCCGCCCAGGGCGGCATCTTCGGCTGGGTCAGCGACTCGGCCGCCCTGCTCGCCGCCCTCCCCCGTGCCGCCACCACGGCCGCCTGA
- a CDS encoding regulator gives MTTTAARPGTATPERFSVPWWTRGDLNAFFGLAFNILVNVLTLTSLLIFVVRLPADRVLGTVLPALGIALIAGNAYYTFLARRLARKEQRTDVTALPYGPSVPHMFIVVFVIMLPIFLATGDPVRAWEAGLAWAFIIGVIVLIGAFVGPFIRRITPRAALLGTLAGISLSFISMRPAGQIWEAAWIGLPVLGIILVGFFTDLKLPGGVPIGLAALLVGTAVGWIGGYLSVPDVASAAADVAIAVPSLNLSLLAAGLGEMAPLLATAVPLGVYNFLEAMSNVESASAAGDSYNLRSVLLADGTGAIIGSALGSPFPPAVYIGHPGWKEAGGRASYSLASGAFIAVLCFAGLFGLLSTVLPLPAIVPILLYIGLLIGAQAFQSTPRLHAAAVVAAIIPNLAAWGAGLIDNALAAAGTTAAEVGEAALGDAGLVYHGLHVLGQGATLAGIVLGAIVTFVLEKQLRRAALAALVGAALSWIGLLHADQVGWAAAPGVALGYLLLAATMAGFSLLHRVAPDASGPTQPPATDAVDGSVPAEG, from the coding sequence ATGACCACCACCGCCGCACGCCCCGGCACCGCCACGCCCGAACGCTTCTCCGTCCCCTGGTGGACCCGGGGCGACCTCAACGCCTTCTTCGGTCTCGCCTTCAACATCCTGGTCAACGTCCTCACCCTGACGTCGTTGTTGATCTTCGTCGTCCGGCTGCCCGCCGACCGCGTCCTGGGCACGGTCCTGCCCGCCCTGGGCATCGCCCTGATCGCCGGCAACGCCTACTACACCTTCCTGGCCAGGAGACTGGCCCGGAAGGAGCAGCGCACCGACGTCACCGCCCTGCCCTACGGCCCGAGCGTGCCGCACATGTTCATCGTCGTGTTCGTGATCATGCTGCCGATCTTCCTCGCCACCGGGGATCCGGTCCGGGCGTGGGAAGCGGGTCTCGCCTGGGCCTTCATCATCGGCGTGATCGTGCTGATCGGCGCCTTCGTCGGACCGTTCATCCGCAGGATCACCCCGAGGGCGGCGCTGCTCGGCACCCTGGCCGGGATCTCGCTGAGCTTCATCTCGATGCGGCCGGCCGGTCAGATCTGGGAGGCGGCGTGGATCGGCCTGCCCGTGCTGGGCATCATCCTCGTCGGCTTCTTCACCGACCTGAAGCTGCCCGGCGGGGTCCCGATCGGGCTGGCCGCACTGCTGGTCGGCACGGCGGTCGGCTGGATCGGCGGGTACCTGTCGGTGCCCGACGTCGCGTCCGCCGCCGCCGACGTCGCGATCGCCGTCCCGAGCCTCAACCTCTCGCTGCTGGCCGCCGGGCTGGGTGAGATGGCCCCGCTGCTGGCCACCGCCGTCCCGCTGGGGGTCTACAACTTCCTGGAGGCCATGAGCAACGTGGAGAGCGCGTCGGCTGCCGGCGACAGCTACAACCTGCGCAGCGTCCTGCTGGCCGACGGGACCGGCGCGATCATCGGCTCGGCCCTGGGCTCGCCGTTCCCCCCGGCGGTCTACATCGGCCACCCGGGCTGGAAGGAGGCCGGCGGCCGCGCGAGCTACTCGCTGGCGAGCGGGGCCTTCATCGCCGTGCTGTGCTTCGCCGGCCTGTTCGGCCTGCTCTCGACCGTGCTCCCGCTGCCCGCCATCGTGCCGATCCTGCTCTACATCGGCCTCCTCATCGGCGCCCAGGCGTTCCAGTCGACCCCGCGGCTGCACGCCGCCGCCGTGGTCGCCGCGATCATCCCCAACCTGGCGGCGTGGGGGGCCGGGCTGATCGACAACGCCCTCGCCGCCGCCGGCACCACGGCGGCCGAGGTCGGGGAGGCGGCGCTGGGCGACGCCGGGCTGGTCTACCACGGCCTGCACGTCCTGGGGCAGGGCGCGACCCTGGCCGGCATCGTCCTGGGCGCGATCGTCACCTTCGTGCTGGAGAAGCAGCTCCGACGGGCGGCCCTCGCCGCCCTCGTCGGCGCGGCGCTGTCCTGGATCGGCCTGCTGCACGCCGACCAGGTGGGCTGGGCGGCTGCGCCCGGCGTCGCCCTCGGCTACCTCCTGCTCGCCGCGACGATGGCCGGCTTCAGCCTGCTGCACCGGGTCGCGCCCGACGCGTCCGGCCCGACCCAGCCGCCAGCCACGGACGCCGTCGACGGCTCCGTCCCGGCCGAGGGCTGA
- a CDS encoding allophanate hydrolase-related protein has translation MAVAGTECWTAEPHVPTAPSVELLVLGAHLSGQPLNHELLTLGGALVGTVRTAATYRLWALATVPPKPGLLRVASGGAAVVGELWALPAAAFGLFVAALPAPMTIGSVALADGRRRPGFLVEPAATADALDITAHGGWRQYLAGRVQPGR, from the coding sequence GTGGCGGTCGCGGGCACGGAGTGCTGGACGGCGGAACCGCACGTCCCGACAGCCCCGTCGGTCGAGCTGCTGGTGCTGGGCGCGCACCTCAGCGGCCAGCCCCTGAACCACGAGCTGCTCACCCTGGGCGGAGCCCTGGTCGGCACCGTCCGCACCGCCGCGACCTACCGGCTCTGGGCCCTGGCCACGGTGCCCCCGAAGCCGGGGCTGCTCCGTGTCGCCAGCGGCGGGGCCGCGGTCGTCGGGGAGCTCTGGGCGCTCCCCGCGGCCGCCTTCGGGCTGTTCGTCGCAGCCCTGCCCGCGCCGATGACCATCGGCTCGGTCGCGCTCGCCGACGGTCGCCGACGTCCGGGGTTCCTGGTCGAACCCGCCGCGACGGCCGACGCCCTCGACATCACCGCGCACGGGGGCTGGCGGCAGTACCTGGCGGGGCGGGTTCAGCCGGGCAGGTGA
- a CDS encoding pyridoxine/pyridoxamine 5'-phosphate oxidase, with amino-acid sequence MTPPLPEPGTPLPEPAEGPSTGSGRGVSPELVDGPHAWARSWLPADDDPARPLMTLATLGLDGGPSARTVLLSAVSEVGFRFHTDARSTKARELAADDRVSLVIVLPERAQQLVVQGRAVPEAADESREAFGRRSAYLRHLAWVNDAEHARLPDEERQQAWAVAVAETPDGPLDPPGTWCGYEVVPHRYVFWEGRADGASHRTAFVRTAGGWSVDHLPG; translated from the coding sequence ATGACGCCACCGCTCCCCGAGCCGGGCACGCCGCTCCCTGAGCCTGCCGAAGGGCCTTCGACAGGCTCAGGCCGCGGCGTCTCCCCTGAGCTCGTCGACGGACCGCACGCCTGGGCCCGCTCGTGGCTCCCGGCCGACGACGACCCGGCGCGACCGCTGATGACCCTGGCGACGCTCGGGCTCGACGGCGGCCCGTCGGCGCGGACGGTCCTGCTGTCCGCCGTCAGCGAGGTGGGCTTCCGCTTCCACACCGACGCCCGCTCCACGAAGGCCCGGGAGCTGGCCGCCGACGACCGGGTCTCGCTGGTGATCGTCCTCCCCGAGCGGGCCCAGCAGCTGGTGGTGCAGGGCCGGGCGGTCCCGGAAGCCGCGGACGAGAGCCGGGAGGCCTTCGGCCGCCGGTCGGCCTACCTGCGCCACCTCGCCTGGGTCAACGACGCCGAGCACGCCCGGCTGCCCGACGAGGAGCGGCAGCAGGCCTGGGCGGTGGCGGTGGCGGAGACCCCCGACGGCCCGCTCGACCCGCCGGGGACCTGGTGCGGCTACGAGGTCGTCCCGCACCGCTACGTGTTCTGGGAGGGCCGCGCCGACGGGGCCAGCCACCGGACCGCGTTCGTGCGGACCGCCGGCGGCTGGTCCGTCGATCACCTGCCCGGCTGA
- a CDS encoding creatininase family protein, protein MTRLLAELSGPAVASTLTADSVVVLPTGAVEHHGPHLPLVTDALLAESLARAAVEQGVAEGLDLWLLPTLTYTKSDEHHWAPGTLWLNHDTLMSTLVDLGRSVAATPARKLVFMNGHGGNTALLQVANRELRRRFGLVTFSMPAGIQTAGTGGGDGADELGLGIHAGHGETSLVLHVRPDLVHMDRAERHVPEHLAELRYLGINGKPVSFGWLSDDFDDSGVIGDPTQATAEAGKAIFEASVAGSVAALHEIAAFAHRR, encoded by the coding sequence GTGACCCGGCTGCTCGCCGAGCTGTCCGGACCGGCGGTCGCGTCCACGCTGACCGCCGACTCGGTGGTCGTCCTCCCCACCGGGGCGGTCGAGCACCACGGACCCCACCTGCCGCTGGTCACCGACGCCCTGCTCGCGGAGTCCCTGGCCAGGGCCGCGGTGGAGCAGGGGGTGGCCGAGGGGCTCGACCTGTGGCTGCTGCCCACGCTGACCTACACCAAGTCCGACGAGCACCACTGGGCGCCGGGCACGCTGTGGCTGAACCACGACACGCTGATGTCGACGCTGGTGGACCTCGGCCGCTCGGTGGCGGCGACCCCGGCCCGCAAGCTCGTCTTCATGAACGGCCACGGCGGCAACACGGCCCTGCTGCAGGTGGCGAACCGCGAGCTGCGGCGCCGCTTCGGCCTGGTCACCTTCTCGATGCCGGCCGGGATCCAGACGGCCGGGACCGGCGGGGGTGACGGTGCCGACGAGCTGGGGCTCGGCATCCACGCCGGGCACGGCGAGACGTCGCTCGTGCTGCACGTCCGCCCCGACCTGGTCCACATGGACCGGGCCGAGCGGCACGTGCCCGAGCACCTGGCGGAGCTCCGGTACCTCGGCATCAACGGCAAGCCCGTCTCCTTCGGCTGGCTGAGCGACGACTTCGACGACTCCGGCGTGATCGGCGACCCCACCCAGGCCACCGCCGAGGCGGGCAAGGCGATCTTCGAGGCCTCGGTGGCCGGCTCCGTCGCCGCACTGCACGAGATCGCCGCCTTCGCGCACCGGCGATGA